Proteins encoded in a region of the Mycobacteriales bacterium genome:
- a CDS encoding ArsA family ATPase, with amino-acid sequence MGAWTMTGRRTPARLDLGAVVLDPQTRVVVCCGSGGVGKTTTAAALGLYAAEHGRAAVVLTIDPARRLAQSMGLTELDNTPRAVPGIDASAGGSLDAMMLDMKRTFDEVVLAHTTVPKAEQIFANPFYQALSSSFAGTQEYMAMEKLGQLRARDHWDLIVVDTPPSRSALDFLDAPARLGRFLDGRMIRLLTAPAKAGGRFGARVVGASFSMFSRVLTKILGGQGLADISALVAALETMFGGFRERAQATYDLLRRPGTAFVVVAAPEPDALREASFFVDRLSAEEMPLAGLVLNRMHLTSAESLSAARAEAAADELDVPGGSRVAAAVLRLHADRLVVADAERRLRSRFSVAHPDVAIADVPAMATDVHDLDGLRAVAETLTTHQAGARQTH; translated from the coding sequence ATGGGTGCTTGGACGATGACCGGTCGTCGTACGCCGGCCCGCCTCGACCTGGGCGCGGTCGTCCTCGACCCGCAGACCCGGGTGGTGGTGTGCTGCGGCAGCGGCGGCGTCGGCAAGACCACGACGGCGGCGGCCCTCGGCCTCTACGCCGCCGAGCACGGCCGGGCGGCGGTGGTGCTCACGATCGATCCGGCGCGCCGGCTGGCCCAGTCAATGGGGCTCACCGAGCTCGACAACACCCCTCGCGCGGTGCCCGGCATCGACGCCAGCGCCGGTGGCTCGCTCGACGCGATGATGCTCGACATGAAGCGCACCTTCGACGAGGTGGTGCTCGCGCACACCACCGTCCCGAAGGCCGAGCAGATTTTCGCCAATCCCTTCTACCAGGCGCTGTCGTCGTCCTTCGCCGGTACGCAGGAGTACATGGCGATGGAGAAGCTCGGGCAGTTACGGGCCCGCGACCACTGGGATCTGATCGTCGTCGACACGCCGCCGTCGCGATCCGCGCTGGACTTCCTGGACGCTCCGGCCCGGCTCGGACGGTTCCTCGACGGTCGGATGATCAGGTTGCTGACAGCGCCCGCGAAGGCCGGCGGCCGGTTCGGGGCGAGGGTGGTCGGTGCCAGCTTCTCGATGTTCAGCCGGGTCCTGACCAAGATTCTCGGCGGGCAGGGCCTGGCCGACATCTCGGCCCTCGTCGCCGCGCTCGAGACGATGTTCGGTGGCTTCCGTGAACGCGCGCAGGCGACTTACGACCTGCTTCGCCGACCGGGGACGGCATTCGTCGTCGTGGCGGCGCCGGAGCCGGATGCCCTGCGCGAAGCGTCGTTCTTCGTCGATCGGCTGTCTGCGGAAGAGATGCCACTCGCCGGGCTGGTCCTCAACCGGATGCACCTGACCAGCGCGGAATCGCTGTCGGCGGCGCGAGCCGAGGCGGCCGCGGACGAGTTGGACGTTCCCGGAGGAAGCCGCGTCGCCGCGGCCGTGCTCCGGCTCCACGCCGACCGGTTGGTCGTCGCCGACGCGGAACGGCGCCTGCGGAGCCGTTTCTCGGTCGCCCACCCGGACGTCGCCATCGCCGACGTACCGGCGATGGCCACTGACGTCCACGACCTCGACGGCCT